In Bacillota bacterium, the genomic stretch ATTCAGATAGACAACCAGTTCCACCGTGAAGGCCTAGACTTAACACCGGAGGAATTCTATGCCCTCCTGGAGGAAAAGGAAAATGTCACCACTTCTCAGCCTTCACCAGGAGATTTCCTCGCTATTTACAACAAACTGGTTAACAAAGCCAAGGAAATTATTTCGATTCACATCACTTCCAGACAAAGTGGAACTGTTGGGGTAGCTGAACTGGTTAAAAAAGACATCCCCATCCCGATTACTGTAGTGGATTCAGAATCTGCCAGCATGGGACAGGGATTTGTCGCTCTGGCTGCTGCTCGGGCTGCTCTTCGAGGCAAGAGCCGGGAAGAAATTTTAGAAATCATTGAGCGGGTGAAGCAGAAAACCACTGTATTTGTGGCTGTACCCACTCTGAAATACCTAGCCCGCAGCGGTAAGGTAGGTCGGGTACAAGCTAAGGTAGCC encodes the following:
- a CDS encoding DegV family protein; this encodes MKRIAIVTDSAASVPAELAREVELEIMPVGIQIDNQFHREGLDLTPEEFYALLEEKENVTTSQPSPGDFLAIYNKLVNKAKEIISIHITSRQSGTVGVAELVKKDIPIPITVVDSESASMGQGFVALAAARAALRGKSREEILEIIERVKQKTTVFVAVPTLKYLARSGKVGRVQAKVASLLTIKPILSVKNGLVQAVDKKRSYGQALQRMIALVEKRFPTEKLTIAVLHSNAPEKAEEFKQIVEERLRCTQVFIAEMGASLAVHGGQGMLGIAACAADEL